Within Actinomycetes bacterium, the genomic segment CCGGGCCTCGATCCGGCGTCCACAGCCTGAGCGTGCCGCTCGGTACGCACAGATCCGCGCGTACGGCTTCCAGCGGCACGGCGTACCCGGCCAGCCTCGCCCTCGACCGGTGGGCGGTCCACCGGCAAGGTGCGAGGAGAGGCCCGCCGTGAACGACATCTGGACCACCATCGTCGGCAACGTCGCCACCACCCCCAAGACGTCGCTCACCCCGGACGGCGTCCCCGTCACCTCGTTCCGGCTCGCCAGCTCCCGCCGCTATCAGGACCGGGCCACCGGCCGCTGGGTCGACGGCGCCGCGTCCTACGTCAGCGTGACCTGCTGGCGCCGGCTCGCCGAGAACGTCTCCTCCTCGGTGAGCCTCGGGCACCCGCTCGTCGTCTACGGCCGCCTGACGATCACCGAGTGGGAGCGCGACGGGCGCAAGGGCTCCAACGCCGACCTCCTGGCGCAGGCGGTCGGCCACGACATGTCCCGCGGTACGTCCTTGTGGGCCCCCTCGCCCCGCCGCCAGGAGGCGCCCAAGCCGAGCGAGGTGGTCGAGCCGGCCCCGGCCGCGAGGCCGGGAGCGGAGGCGGCCTGACGCCCGACACTAGGCTTGCGCGTCATGGCGGAGTTCATCTACGTGATGCGCAAGGCGCGCAAGGCCCACGGCGACAAGGTCATCCTCGACGACGTCACCCTCGCGTTCTACCCGGGCGCGAAGATCGGCGTCGTCGGGCCGAACGGCGCCGGCAAGACCAGCGTGCTGCGCATCATGGCCGGGCTGGACACCCCGTCGAACGGCGACGCGACGCTGTCTCCCGGCTACACCGTGGGCATGCTCGCGCAGGAGCCGACGCTCGACGACGCCAAGACGGTGCTCGAGAACGTGCGGG encodes:
- a CDS encoding single-stranded DNA-binding protein, which gives rise to MNDIWTTIVGNVATTPKTSLTPDGVPVTSFRLASSRRYQDRATGRWVDGAASYVSVTCWRRLAENVSSSVSLGHPLVVYGRLTITEWERDGRKGSNADLLAQAVGHDMSRGTSLWAPSPRRQEAPKPSEVVEPAPAARPGAEAA